A genomic window from Ruminiclostridium cellulolyticum H10 includes:
- a CDS encoding phosphopantetheine-binding protein, whose amino-acid sequence MQNLNIARIRELLKETMEMEGDIDTVSPDEDLTNIGMNSVSFIQVIVAFEEEFEIQFEEEDLDIEHFRTINSILEFLKTKTN is encoded by the coding sequence ATGCAAAATTTGAATATTGCAAGGATAAGAGAACTGTTGAAGGAAACTATGGAAATGGAAGGGGATATAGATACAGTGTCTCCAGATGAGGATTTAACCAATATTGGAATGAATTCGGTATCATTTATACAGGTAATAGTTGCTTTTGAAGAAGAGTTTGAAATACAGTTTGAGGAAGAAGATCTTGATATTGAACACTTCCGCACAATAAACAGCATACTGGAATTTTTGAAAACTAAAACTAATTAG
- a CDS encoding non-ribosomal peptide synthetase gives MSDNRLEIIKQLSPAKRELLIKKLRKEVTEKKDQGIPRYTGDKPAPLSFSQERMWFLNELQPDNPAYNIFFAARIKGILEIPVLQKSIDEIIKHHEAMRIVIGLSDGKPVLIETPAFSVPINFIDITDVEQELQESTIRILATEEAQKTFDLTKSPLFSFTLLKQSEKENVLFIKMHHIISDGWSMRLFVKEMSELYEGYKNGNPVILPELPIQYRDFSYWQRNRLKDNLMESQMLYWKQQLGNCSHILELPTDHPRPISQRFKGAIKRFSLSPQLGETIRELCKREGVTLFMTLISAFYTLLYRYTYQEEIVVGTPIANRNYFETERLIGCFVNTLALRTELNGEDTFKELLLRVRNVCLGAYANQDMPFDKLVEVLHPQRDLSRQPIFQVMFILQNTQINKIVQSDFDISPIQVDSGVAKFDLTLELYDEDIINGWFEYNTDLFNEDTIERMIGHLKNILEGVVKNVEQRIADIDILGEKERSMLLEEWNNTEYDYPEKLCLHQQFEKQAEKNPDGIAVIFEEQQLTYKELNLRVNQLAHYLRRLGVGPDTIVGVLMDRSLESAIALEGILKAGGAYLPFDTDCPKERLTFMLEDAQVPILVTQERHIEALKDINTIKICIDANYNEISKESIENPVNIASMNNLAYVIYTSGSTGKPKGAKLPHLALFNRIKWAQGNYKLNATDRVLQKTPMTFDVSVWEYFWPLAVGAGLVMARPGGHKDSAYLVDVISEKKVTTIQFVPSMLRAFLEENEIKKANCLRRVISGGEALSVELHDRFFEKLDVELHNQYGPTEAAIDVTYWKCYKGCKRHTIPIGHPLANTKLYILDKYFNPVPIGVPGELHICGDGLASGYLNRPELTNEKFISNPFSDKHGGRLYKTGDLVRYANDGSIEFIGRIDHQVKIRGLRIELGEIEAMLLQHPDVHASAVIVWEGSEDVKRLVAYIVMESGKEFNTTELRSYLKAKLPDYMVPAVLMNIDALPLTTSGKLDKRGLPAVDFSRDMMEQPFAAPRNHVEETLAGIWADILKLEEVGIHDRFFELGGDSILSIQVVARARQSGIYITPKQIFEHQTIEELAQVVNTEKLVHSEEGLVTGRVPLTPVQHYFFEQKLEQAHHFNQAVILEVEAGVSSCMVENAIQQLLIHHDALRMTVENPDSGWGEIEREPDYSRYYTVLDLSTLSVGEQKKELLKVSSEMQASLDLAKGSIFKAVYFNMGAEQLARLVIIIHHLVVDGISWRVLLEDLQTLCKSNSLPQKTTSLKYWAEKLASYAQSTDIEKHLSYWQSLSEVSLPALPSDFEANYDMNTEGEKQTISVFLGSGETKALLDEVPAVYHTQINDILLTALTQAFAEWSGQNRLLVDLEGHGREDIFTDVDISRTVGWFTTIFPVLLDFGNSGDIGEKIVKVKETLREIPCGGLTYGLLKYLGKYKKQLSKIPKGSILFNYLGQFDQITNEDSLFKVIQEPIGTTRGEKNLRSHLLEVNALIGGGVLQVDWEFSRKIFNKKTVEKLAKGFIKALEGIIQYCKTAQTRYTPSDFPMSGLTQQKLNEIVGNNIEIENIYPLAPMQQAVLSYNLFSVSSGTNIQQLSWLIEGDLDIDLFKTAWQKVVDKYAILRTSFIWKKLKKPLQVVFRSLRLSFEEADWSQLPSKQKEQALADYMEGNRKRGFKVSEAPLMCCFIACLGKGVYRFVWSYWTSLFDNWSWANIIKEAFQNYKLLSEGNNLPAISSSPFSSYIQWIMQQDEAQAADFWRNELKGFNSSMDIGIERRTQDYLNKSFDAGEVEVGFTEEETKLLTAFIRKYSITLGSLLQGAWVLLLSQYSGQEDILYGVLTYGRPASLKDVDSMVGLFSNNLPVRVRVEKDVNIVDWLRDIQDKQVVLRQYDYVTVQQIAKWSLVPLSVLQRAIYDRTFIFVKAPEEDFFSQQSEDSVRLSQYQNTLQLNIPLRLYAEPSNKILIRAKYDSATFSGEDIQSMLRSMKQLLGKMSSSPDVKLYDLIKNKHDTEL, from the coding sequence ATGTCTGATAATAGATTGGAAATAATTAAACAGCTTTCGCCGGCAAAGAGGGAACTACTTATTAAGAAGCTTCGGAAAGAGGTTACAGAGAAAAAAGATCAGGGAATACCCAGATATACCGGAGATAAACCTGCTCCGCTTTCGTTTTCTCAAGAGAGAATGTGGTTTCTGAATGAACTACAGCCTGATAATCCAGCATACAACATATTTTTTGCTGCAAGGATTAAAGGCATTCTGGAAATACCAGTACTACAAAAAAGCATAGATGAAATTATAAAGCACCATGAAGCTATGAGGATAGTAATTGGACTATCAGATGGAAAGCCTGTGCTTATAGAGACTCCGGCATTTAGTGTACCAATAAATTTTATAGATATAACAGATGTTGAACAGGAACTGCAAGAATCAACGATCAGAATACTTGCAACTGAGGAGGCCCAAAAAACCTTTGACCTTACAAAGAGTCCTCTTTTTAGTTTCACGCTTCTAAAGCAAAGTGAAAAAGAAAATGTTTTGTTCATAAAAATGCATCATATTATATCAGATGGTTGGTCAATGCGTCTGTTTGTAAAAGAAATGTCAGAGTTATACGAAGGCTATAAGAACGGAAATCCTGTTATACTACCTGAACTACCCATACAATATAGAGACTTTTCTTACTGGCAGCGAAATCGGCTAAAGGATAATTTAATGGAATCCCAAATGTTATATTGGAAGCAACAACTTGGTAATTGTTCACATATACTGGAACTTCCAACGGATCATCCTCGTCCTATTTCTCAACGTTTTAAGGGAGCAATAAAAAGGTTTTCACTTTCACCACAATTGGGGGAAACCATAAGGGAGCTTTGCAAAAGGGAGGGTGTCACTCTTTTTATGACATTGATATCTGCCTTTTATACACTGCTTTACCGTTATACTTATCAGGAGGAAATAGTAGTTGGAACACCTATTGCTAATCGTAATTATTTTGAGACTGAAAGACTTATAGGTTGCTTTGTAAATACATTGGCTCTACGTACAGAACTGAATGGAGAAGATACGTTTAAGGAACTGTTATTACGTGTCCGTAATGTATGCCTTGGTGCTTACGCCAATCAGGATATGCCTTTTGACAAATTGGTAGAGGTACTTCATCCTCAGAGAGACTTAAGCAGACAACCGATATTTCAGGTTATGTTTATTTTACAAAACACGCAAATTAACAAAATTGTACAGAGTGATTTTGATATAAGCCCAATACAGGTTGACAGTGGGGTAGCAAAGTTTGACCTTACTTTGGAGCTTTATGATGAGGATATAATAAATGGTTGGTTTGAGTATAATACAGACCTTTTTAATGAAGATACCATTGAGCGAATGATAGGACATTTAAAAAACATATTGGAAGGAGTAGTCAAGAACGTAGAACAACGTATAGCTGACATTGATATATTAGGCGAGAAAGAGCGTAGTATGCTACTGGAAGAATGGAACAATACAGAGTATGATTATCCGGAAAAACTCTGCCTGCATCAACAATTCGAGAAGCAAGCAGAAAAGAACCCTGATGGGATTGCTGTAATATTTGAAGAACAACAGCTTACATATAAGGAATTAAACCTGCGTGTAAATCAACTGGCACACTATTTACGTAGGTTGGGGGTGGGACCTGACACCATTGTAGGAGTTCTGATGGATCGTTCCTTAGAGAGTGCAATAGCATTGGAGGGTATTCTCAAAGCAGGTGGAGCATATTTGCCATTTGATACCGATTGTCCTAAAGAACGTCTCACATTTATGCTTGAAGACGCACAGGTACCTATATTGGTTACTCAGGAAAGGCATATTGAAGCACTCAAAGATATAAATACAATAAAAATATGCATAGATGCCAATTATAATGAAATCTCAAAAGAAAGCATTGAAAACCCCGTTAATATTGCATCAATGAATAATCTCGCTTATGTAATTTATACATCGGGTTCTACAGGTAAGCCAAAGGGTGCAAAGCTGCCGCATCTTGCATTGTTCAATAGAATCAAGTGGGCACAGGGTAATTATAAATTAAATGCTACAGATCGGGTTTTACAAAAAACTCCTATGACCTTTGATGTATCTGTATGGGAATATTTCTGGCCTCTGGCTGTTGGTGCAGGCTTAGTTATGGCTCGTCCCGGAGGTCATAAGGACAGTGCATATCTGGTAGATGTGATTTCTGAGAAGAAAGTTACTACTATACAGTTTGTACCATCTATGCTAAGAGCATTCCTTGAAGAAAATGAAATTAAAAAAGCAAATTGTCTAAGAAGGGTTATCTCAGGGGGAGAAGCTTTATCAGTTGAGCTTCATGATAGATTTTTTGAAAAGCTTGATGTAGAACTACATAATCAATATGGTCCGACAGAAGCTGCCATTGATGTAACCTACTGGAAATGTTATAAGGGGTGTAAACGGCATACTATACCTATTGGACATCCTCTGGCAAATACAAAGTTATACATACTTGATAAATATTTTAATCCGGTACCGATTGGAGTGCCGGGAGAATTACATATTTGTGGTGATGGACTTGCATCCGGATATCTAAACAGACCCGAGCTCACAAATGAGAAATTTATATCAAACCCTTTTAGTGATAAACATGGGGGTAGACTGTATAAAACAGGTGATTTAGTTCGGTATGCCAATGATGGAAGCATTGAATTTATAGGTAGAATAGACCATCAGGTAAAAATACGAGGTTTAAGAATAGAACTGGGAGAGATTGAAGCAATGCTGCTTCAGCATCCTGATGTACATGCATCTGCTGTAATTGTATGGGAAGGCTCAGAAGATGTAAAACGCCTTGTGGCTTACATTGTTATGGAAAGTGGAAAAGAGTTTAATACTACTGAATTGAGAAGCTATCTAAAGGCTAAACTTCCGGATTACATGGTCCCGGCAGTACTTATGAATATTGACGCCCTCCCTCTTACTACCAGTGGCAAGTTAGATAAAAGAGGACTACCGGCAGTTGATTTTTCAAGGGATATGATGGAACAACCCTTTGCGGCTCCAAGAAATCATGTGGAAGAAACGCTTGCAGGAATATGGGCCGATATACTTAAGCTTGAAGAGGTGGGTATACACGATAGATTCTTTGAATTAGGGGGAGACTCTATTCTAAGCATACAGGTGGTCGCTAGAGCTCGTCAGTCTGGCATATACATAACTCCAAAACAAATTTTTGAACATCAAACAATTGAGGAACTAGCACAAGTGGTAAATACAGAAAAACTTGTTCACTCAGAAGAAGGACTAGTCACAGGAAGAGTGCCGCTCACTCCAGTTCAGCATTACTTTTTTGAGCAGAAGCTGGAACAGGCTCATCATTTTAATCAGGCGGTTATACTTGAGGTTGAGGCTGGAGTTAGTTCTTGTATGGTGGAAAATGCGATTCAGCAGCTCCTTATACATCACGATGCTCTCAGAATGACAGTTGAGAATCCCGATAGCGGTTGGGGAGAAATCGAAAGGGAGCCTGATTATTCAAGATATTATACAGTGCTTGACCTTTCCACACTAAGTGTGGGAGAACAGAAAAAGGAATTACTGAAAGTTTCTTCAGAAATGCAGGCAAGCCTTGATTTAGCAAAAGGCTCCATATTTAAGGCTGTATATTTTAATATGGGGGCTGAACAGTTGGCAAGGCTGGTAATTATAATTCATCACCTGGTTGTAGACGGAATTTCATGGAGAGTATTGCTTGAAGATTTACAGACCTTATGTAAGTCAAACAGTTTACCCCAAAAAACCACATCCCTTAAATACTGGGCTGAAAAGCTTGCATCATATGCACAATCAACAGATATTGAGAAACACCTAAGCTATTGGCAGTCCTTGTCTGAAGTTAGTTTGCCTGCTTTACCAAGTGACTTTGAGGCGAATTATGATATGAATACCGAAGGAGAAAAGCAAACGATATCGGTATTTCTTGGGAGTGGTGAAACAAAGGCACTTCTGGATGAAGTACCTGCAGTTTACCATACACAGATAAACGATATCTTGCTCACAGCATTGACTCAGGCATTTGCAGAATGGTCTGGTCAGAATCGTTTGTTGGTTGACCTTGAAGGACATGGTAGAGAAGATATCTTTACAGATGTTGATATATCAAGGACAGTAGGCTGGTTTACTACTATATTTCCTGTTTTATTGGATTTTGGTAACAGCGGGGATATAGGGGAAAAAATAGTTAAAGTAAAGGAAACACTTAGGGAGATACCCTGTGGAGGGTTGACTTATGGTTTACTCAAGTACTTAGGCAAGTATAAAAAGCAATTAAGTAAGATACCTAAAGGAAGTATACTTTTCAATTACTTAGGTCAATTTGATCAGATTACAAATGAAGATTCTCTATTTAAAGTAATTCAAGAGCCAATTGGGACGACTAGAGGTGAAAAGAACCTTAGAAGTCACCTTTTAGAAGTAAATGCTCTCATTGGTGGAGGGGTTTTACAAGTAGACTGGGAATTCAGCCGAAAAATATTCAATAAAAAAACTGTAGAGAAGCTTGCAAAGGGCTTTATAAAGGCATTGGAAGGAATTATTCAATACTGCAAAACAGCTCAAACAAGGTATACGCCATCAGACTTTCCTATGTCTGGGCTTACTCAGCAAAAGCTCAATGAGATAGTTGGAAATAACATAGAAATTGAGAACATATATCCGCTGGCACCAATGCAGCAGGCTGTATTATCATATAACCTGTTTTCAGTTAGCTCGGGTACAAATATACAGCAGCTTTCATGGCTGATTGAAGGTGATTTGGATATTGATCTATTTAAAACCGCTTGGCAGAAAGTTGTTGATAAATATGCCATACTTAGGACTTCTTTTATATGGAAAAAGCTTAAGAAGCCTCTTCAAGTAGTTTTCCGTTCATTAAGATTGTCATTTGAAGAGGCTGACTGGAGTCAACTGCCTTCTAAACAGAAGGAACAGGCACTGGCTGACTATATGGAGGGAAACCGTAAGCGTGGTTTTAAAGTATCGGAAGCTCCCCTTATGTGCTGCTTTATCGCCTGCTTGGGAAAAGGGGTATACAGATTTGTATGGAGTTACTGGACTTCTCTATTTGATAACTGGAGTTGGGCGAACATAATAAAAGAAGCATTCCAAAACTATAAGCTTCTATCTGAGGGTAATAATCTACCAGCTATAAGCAGCTCTCCTTTCTCAAGCTATATTCAATGGATAATGCAACAGGACGAAGCACAGGCAGCTGACTTCTGGCGAAATGAGCTCAAAGGTTTTAATTCTTCTATGGATATAGGGATTGAGCGACGTACACAGGATTATTTAAATAAAAGTTTTGATGCTGGTGAAGTTGAGGTTGGTTTTACTGAAGAAGAAACGAAGCTGCTTACAGCTTTTATCAGGAAGTATAGCATAACTCTTGGCTCGCTTTTACAGGGGGCATGGGTGCTTCTCTTGTCGCAGTATAGTGGTCAAGAGGACATTCTATACGGAGTATTAACCTATGGACGACCGGCATCACTTAAGGATGTAGATTCTATGGTAGGATTGTTTTCAAATAATTTACCTGTACGAGTAAGGGTAGAAAAAGACGTCAATATTGTAGATTGGCTAAGAGATATTCAGGACAAGCAGGTAGTACTTCGTCAGTATGACTATGTAACTGTTCAACAAATTGCAAAGTGGAGTCTTGTACCACTTAGTGTTTTACAAAGAGCAATATATGATAGAACATTTATATTTGTAAAAGCTCCAGAGGAAGACTTTTTTTCACAGCAGAGTGAAGATAGTGTAAGACTAAGTCAATATCAAAATACATTGCAATTAAATATACCTTTGAGGCTATACGCAGAGCCATCAAACAAGATTTTAATAAGGGCAAAATATGATAGTGCAACTTTTAGTGGTGAAGACATTCAAAGTATGCTTAGATCCATGAAACAATTATTAGGAAAAATGAGCTCAAGTCCAGATGTGAAACTTTATGACCTTATAAAGAATAAACATGATACAGAACTATAA
- a CDS encoding radical SAM protein → MLIDDIMGKIWEKNYTQYKKIYDDAIETDTNKLFKILSEQKMGIINYPGVTMNLLATSGCPHRFREDRMSGCSMCNYQSNFLSSNAAMAALREKDINLYAKAVRLSFENARGVMSKANAFELISANDTLNQKEFPTEAFEELFSKNDLFVRKPYKYIMETRASSVTKESIEILKKYIGEKSRVLIEFGIEAGDEWVRNHWINKNITDEEIKTAIALIHEAGFKVSVDIIIGIPGLTEQQSIDIFRQTVDWADKLLADEIICLPLNRKEGTIQGFLYSELKDNQKLSEVGLVNGEHTGLPWLFSVLDAVFYVAKESPHAIDKLNFAQLSTSQNLIENTMSYNKELGCSCSQLIIEALERFRRDKNVNALGEVREIIKNDSCYGEYTDLLEKQKGAGDIPATINLIIGEVAKKLWPESWEEKISSFEKELALYKGNNKKNIWRD, encoded by the coding sequence ATGCTTATCGATGATATCATGGGCAAGATATGGGAAAAAAATTATACTCAATACAAAAAAATTTATGATGATGCTATAGAAACAGATACAAATAAACTGTTTAAAATACTTTCCGAACAGAAAATGGGTATTATTAATTACCCTGGCGTAACTATGAATTTATTGGCTACAAGTGGCTGCCCTCACAGGTTTAGGGAGGATAGAATGTCAGGTTGTAGTATGTGCAACTACCAGTCTAACTTTTTAAGCTCAAATGCTGCAATGGCAGCACTAAGGGAAAAAGATATAAACCTATATGCAAAAGCCGTACGTCTAAGTTTTGAAAATGCGAGAGGTGTTATGTCCAAGGCAAATGCATTTGAATTGATTTCTGCAAATGACACTCTCAATCAGAAAGAGTTTCCGACCGAAGCTTTCGAAGAATTATTTAGTAAAAATGACCTGTTTGTTAGAAAACCCTATAAATATATTATGGAAACGAGGGCTTCGAGTGTAACTAAAGAAAGCATAGAAATTCTAAAAAAGTACATTGGTGAAAAATCAAGGGTATTAATAGAGTTTGGAATAGAAGCTGGAGATGAATGGGTTAGAAACCATTGGATAAATAAGAATATAACCGATGAAGAAATAAAAACGGCAATAGCACTGATACATGAAGCTGGTTTCAAGGTTTCTGTTGATATAATTATTGGCATTCCCGGATTAACTGAGCAGCAATCTATTGATATATTCAGACAAACAGTTGATTGGGCTGATAAATTATTGGCAGATGAAATAATATGTTTACCATTAAATAGAAAGGAGGGAACAATTCAGGGGTTTCTGTACAGTGAGCTCAAAGACAACCAAAAGCTAAGTGAGGTTGGGTTAGTTAATGGAGAACACACTGGGCTTCCGTGGTTATTCTCAGTATTGGATGCAGTTTTCTATGTTGCTAAAGAGAGTCCACATGCAATAGATAAGCTAAACTTTGCACAATTAAGTACCAGCCAAAACCTTATAGAAAATACCATGTCATACAACAAAGAATTGGGTTGCTCATGTTCGCAATTAATAATAGAAGCTCTGGAACGATTCAGAAGGGATAAGAATGTTAACGCACTGGGAGAAGTCAGAGAAATTATAAAAAATGATTCCTGCTATGGGGAGTATACCGACTTATTAGAAAAGCAGAAAGGTGCTGGAGATATTCCAGCCACAATTAATCTTATTATTGGAGAAGTTGCAAAAAAACTTTGGCCTGAAAGCTGGGAGGAAAAAATAAGCAGCTTTGAGAAGGAATTAGCACTTTATAAAGGCAATAACAAAAAAAATATATGGAGGGATTAG
- a CDS encoding 3-hydroxyacyl-CoA dehydrogenase family protein: protein MKRIGVVGAGVMGIGVAQNFAQKGYPVTLVDINKDILKHAESEIRNNIRFYSLFNKSEKLEDADTIIARINFTVELQELEASDFVVENITEKWEEKKEVYEKLALICSELCILLVNTSCIPITRIAALTKNPDRVIGTHFMNPVPMKTVIEIIRGYHTCEETIEATKDLLRGIGKECIIVNDLPGFVSNRISHLYMNEAAFVVQDQVASPEAVDDIFKKCYGHKMGPLETADLIGLDTVVNSLNALYESFQDTKFRCCPLLSKMVDAGLLGRKSGRGFYEY from the coding sequence ATGAAAAGAATAGGTGTTGTTGGTGCCGGAGTTATGGGTATTGGGGTAGCACAGAATTTTGCCCAAAAAGGATATCCAGTTACTCTGGTAGATATCAATAAGGACATATTAAAACATGCAGAAAGTGAAATACGTAACAATATACGTTTTTACAGTTTATTCAATAAAAGTGAGAAGCTTGAGGATGCTGATACAATTATAGCAAGGATAAATTTTACGGTAGAACTTCAGGAACTAGAAGCTTCAGACTTCGTAGTAGAAAATATAACTGAAAAATGGGAAGAAAAAAAGGAAGTGTATGAAAAACTTGCTTTGATATGCTCTGAATTATGTATATTATTGGTAAACACTTCATGTATACCAATAACTAGAATAGCGGCATTAACCAAAAATCCTGATAGAGTGATAGGTACTCATTTTATGAACCCTGTACCTATGAAAACTGTAATTGAAATTATAAGAGGTTACCACACTTGTGAAGAAACAATTGAAGCAACAAAAGATCTGCTGAGGGGAATAGGTAAGGAGTGTATCATTGTAAATGATTTGCCGGGATTTGTGTCAAATAGGATTTCCCATTTATATATGAATGAGGCAGCATTTGTTGTACAGGATCAGGTTGCAAGTCCTGAAGCAGTAGATGATATATTTAAAAAATGCTATGGACATAAAATGGGGCCTCTTGAAACGGCTGACCTTATAGGACTTGATACGGTGGTAAATTCTCTAAATGCTCTTTATGAAAGCTTTCAGGACACTAAGTTTCGATGCTGTCCATTGCTAAGTAAAATGGTAGATGCGGGGCTGTTAGGCAGAAAATCCGGAAGGGGTTTCTATGAATACTAG
- a CDS encoding 7-cyano-7-deazaguanine synthase: protein MTTQEKKTNNVYREKILNSVLEKYYNPDSKYDYCVLFSGGKDSTYLANIMKQMKGGRVCTLTVDNGFEDEVFLDHVKKVADKIGVDSYIITPPKEDFELLFNYVIKEPKLRAVDSNAICYFCGQYIMKAGIRFAEENNIPVVIHGMSPTQYNLPDKLENEEVSEQAFIRNIELLEMYRNKNIQDVYKLAKTLYRYNNDPQIKEIMDKTFYQSKKVKMIIPFQYLDYNVENIKSIIEKELDWVNMFGYSNSLYISSGCRMFEIFLLMEKKIPGFRVHEHREFAQDFNKGHVTKKAYDYALDVAKTLQDQEEISPTMHSLIKRIGLEEELL, encoded by the coding sequence ATGACTACACAAGAAAAGAAGACCAATAACGTATATCGAGAAAAAATTCTTAATTCGGTTCTGGAGAAATATTATAATCCGGATTCAAAATATGATTACTGTGTACTTTTCAGCGGTGGAAAGGACAGCACATATTTAGCAAATATAATGAAACAAATGAAGGGAGGAAGGGTATGTACACTTACTGTTGATAATGGATTTGAGGATGAAGTTTTCCTTGACCATGTAAAAAAGGTAGCAGATAAAATAGGTGTTGATAGCTATATCATTACTCCACCGAAAGAAGATTTTGAATTACTTTTTAACTATGTCATAAAAGAGCCAAAGTTAAGAGCGGTTGATTCAAACGCAATATGTTATTTCTGTGGGCAGTACATAATGAAAGCTGGCATACGATTTGCTGAAGAAAATAATATACCAGTTGTTATTCATGGGATGTCTCCCACTCAATATAACCTCCCAGATAAGCTTGAGAATGAAGAGGTAAGCGAGCAAGCTTTTATAAGAAATATAGAATTGCTTGAAATGTATCGTAATAAAAACATACAGGATGTATATAAACTGGCCAAGACGCTATACAGATATAATAACGACCCACAAATAAAAGAAATAATGGATAAAACCTTTTATCAATCTAAAAAGGTAAAAATGATAATACCTTTCCAATATCTCGATTATAATGTTGAAAATATTAAAAGTATTATTGAGAAGGAGTTGGACTGGGTTAATATGTTCGGATATTCAAATAGTCTTTATATCTCATCAGGATGTCGAATGTTTGAAATATTTTTGCTTATGGAAAAAAAGATACCAGGCTTCCGTGTACACGAGCATAGGGAATTTGCACAAGATTTTAATAAAGGTCATGTAACAAAAAAAGCCTATGATTATGCTCTTGATGTAGCTAAAACATTACAGGATCAAGAAGAGATATCGCCTACAATGCATAGCCTGATAAAGAGAATTGGTCTTGAAGAGGAACTTTTATAA
- the panP gene encoding pyridoxal-dependent aspartate 1-decarboxylase PanP translates to MELTFNPQNFSPEETQSGETKKEILDLFSVTDSSLLKARNETDRRVSEVINEFIGGSEVSTDVRLNDLLTNFCKSEIPDKPLNVDEYIAFFNKNIIRHSTRTSSPRYIGHMTSALPYFIKPLAGLIVTLNQNVVKAETAKVLTPYERQVIAMLHRAIYQFDSDFYNHHIQNRESVLGILTSGGTIANLTALWCARNSALGPCEGFNGVEKEGMDAALKFYGYKDAVIIGSAMMHYSFEKAADLLGIGSNNSIKIPVDKNNHIDLSELRKTVEECHRKRRLIIAIIANAGTTDCGAIDPIERVAEIAYKEGCHFHVDAAWGGPLLFSDKYRNRLKGIELADSVTIDGHKQLYLPMGLGMIFMRNPQAAKSIEKNSNYIIRRGSIDLGRRSLEGSRPAMSIYLHAALNIIAKGGYEFLINEGIKKAEYMAGLIKSMREFELLTEPDMNMLLYRFIPERLRGKAADHMLDDADNEVINKYNEQLQKLQRNGGYSFVSRTSFSSELYQNKSLVALRAVLANPLTCEANINEVINDQLNIAKRLNL, encoded by the coding sequence ATGGAGCTGACATTTAACCCGCAAAATTTTTCTCCAGAGGAAACGCAAAGCGGTGAAACAAAAAAAGAAATACTTGATCTGTTTTCCGTAACAGATAGTAGTTTGTTGAAGGCTAGAAATGAAACAGATAGAAGGGTTTCAGAAGTAATAAATGAATTTATAGGTGGAAGTGAAGTAAGCACCGATGTCAGGTTAAATGATTTGCTGACAAACTTTTGTAAAAGCGAAATACCTGATAAACCGTTAAATGTGGACGAGTACATTGCATTTTTTAACAAAAATATAATACGTCATTCTACGCGTACTTCTTCACCCAGATATATAGGGCACATGACTTCGGCACTTCCTTATTTCATTAAGCCACTTGCTGGCTTAATCGTTACACTCAATCAGAACGTTGTAAAAGCAGAAACAGCAAAGGTGCTAACTCCATACGAACGTCAAGTAATCGCTATGTTGCATAGGGCAATTTATCAATTTGATTCGGATTTCTATAATCATCACATTCAAAATAGGGAAAGTGTGCTGGGAATACTGACCTCAGGAGGGACTATAGCAAACCTTACAGCATTATGGTGTGCCCGTAATAGTGCGTTAGGCCCGTGTGAAGGCTTTAATGGAGTAGAAAAGGAAGGTATGGATGCAGCTCTGAAATTTTATGGGTACAAGGATGCTGTTATTATAGGCTCTGCTATGATGCATTATTCCTTTGAGAAAGCTGCAGATCTACTGGGTATAGGGTCTAATAACAGCATCAAGATACCTGTAGATAAAAATAATCATATAGATTTATCTGAATTACGTAAAACTGTGGAGGAATGCCATAGGAAAAGAAGGCTTATCATAGCCATAATAGCTAATGCAGGTACAACGGACTGTGGTGCAATAGATCCAATAGAGAGAGTTGCTGAAATTGCTTATAAAGAAGGATGCCACTTCCATGTTGACGCTGCATGGGGAGGACCCCTTTTATTTTCTGACAAGTATAGAAATAGGCTTAAGGGAATTGAACTGGCAGACTCAGTCACAATTGACGGACATAAACAGCTTTATCTTCCCATGGGATTGGGGATGATTTTTATGCGTAATCCACAGGCCGCAAAAAGCATTGAAAAAAATTCAAACTATATAATACGACGGGGGTCAATAGATCTTGGAAGGAGATCCCTTGAGGGCTCAAGGCCTGCTATGTCAATATACTTACATGCGGCCCTCAATATAATAGCAAAGGGCGGGTATGAATTTCTTATAAATGAAGGCATAAAAAAGGCTGAATATATGGCGGGTCTAATTAAATCAATGAGGGAATTTGAGCTGCTTACAGAGCCTGATATGAATATGCTCCTATATCGCTTTATTCCTGAACGATTAAGAGGTAAAGCTGCGGATCACATGCTTGATGATGCTGATAACGAAGTAATTAATAAATACAATGAACAACTTCAGAAGTTACAGCGCAATGGGGGGTATTCCTTTGTATCCCGTACATCTTTTAGTTCAGAATTGTATCAAAACAAATCCCTTGTAGCTTTACGAGCAGTACTGGCAAATCCTCTTACTTGTGAAGCTAATATAAATGAGGTTATCAACGATCAGCTAAATATAGCAAAACGTTTAAATTTATAA